The following DNA comes from Megalobrama amblycephala isolate DHTTF-2021 linkage group LG20, ASM1881202v1, whole genome shotgun sequence.
AATCCGAACACATTTAGTAGCTGCAAATACATCCACAACAGCATACAGTGGCTTATTGGTGGGGATCCTCTTGGCAGAGGCTCCCATATCTTCACCATTGATGATAATGTGCATGTCTCCATACCCTTGTCCCTTAGGTACATAGACAACCCCTATCCGACTGCGGCGGGCAGTAGGAGGTAAAGCATTGGTTTTGTACAGATCATCCAGGATGTGACTGTACCTCCCCGGTCGACTGCGTCCCACCAACTTGTCTTTGGGTATGCCTATGTTTTCTATATACAGATGAGTGtctgtgaaaaatgttttagGCTTGTTTCCTGCCTCATCACCTATATTTGGCTGTTCACCACCCTCTACTTCTCCTCCTCCATCCTCAGTGACTTTATTATGGTTTCTTGTTATTGCGAACACCCAGCTGTCTCCCATTTCCACAAGATCAGGCAGAGAGTATTCTGGCACAGTTTCCAGTGTTCGAGGGTCATGGGCAGTAAGTCCAATCCTTAAATGACCACACCAACCCAGTTCTTTCTCTTCAATCTCCACTAGGAAGATTTCGCCAGGGCTTAAAGGGTCTTTACTGAAGCAGACGCCATTTGCAAAACTTTCTACTCGGGTGGCCTGAGTCCTTGAGAGGTCCAGTCTCACATTTGTCCCATGGACTGAGTGAAATTCCATAAACTGACTCAAAACAGCTGCCATTTTGACAGTTTTCtataagttaaataaaacaagagAAGTGAGATGTTTTTTCGAGCCTATAAAACAAATGCACTAAGCATTAAAAAATGAGTCACTTACTTATTCGAATGCGATAATTCGATAATTTACATTATCCTCAGTGTTTACTCTGTTCTTCTCTGGGAATAGTACTTGTCTTTTTAGCACATACCTCCACCATGGTACCCCTGCGACCTGGGGAAGTTTCTAGTCCTGCAAGGCTGACTATTTTTGACCTGCTGCATGTGTCATTGGTGGTTTTAAATAGCAGGCAAGATATGCTGAGTGAAGAATAATAACTGGGAGGAGTTTAAGCCTTCAGATCAGAACTGCTCATTCAAAATTCTCTGAATTCTCACTGAATTTTTTTAGAGAGCATagtggggttttttttatatGGTTTTCATGAGGAAGCACAGAATGAGCTTGCATTGTATATCTTTTAACATTTATCCTCTCAGTACAGAGAGCTCTGTGCTAAGAGAGCGTCACAAATCTTTATCTAGGCCAAATTGTCCTCTTTTACCCCACCTCCCAGCACAGTCTGAGACAGTGAAATATTAGTGAGGAGACAGGCTGCATTGTGGGAGTACagcttttttttagtttcatttttattgttttgtttaaatgtcAGATTCATTGACCTCGCTTGCTCGAGAATATTCTTATGTTAATCGGAATATGGTCA
Coding sequences within:
- the neurl2 gene encoding neuralized-like protein 2; translated protein: MAAVLSQFMEFHSVHGTNVRLDLSRTQATRVESFANGVCFSKDPLSPGEIFLVEIEEKELGWCGHLRIGLTAHDPRTLETVPEYSLPDLVEMGDSWVFAITRNHNKVTEDGGGEVEGGEQPNIGDEAGNKPKTFFTDTHLYIENIGIPKDKLVGRSRPGRYSHILDDLYKTNALPPTARRSRIGVVYVPKGQGYGDMHIIINGEDMGASAKRIPTNKPLYAVVDVFAATKCVRIVQVEYGFASLQTLCRKTIQKHIIHRMALDWLELPELLKHYCKYE